A segment of the Ochotona princeps isolate mOchPri1 chromosome 16, mOchPri1.hap1, whole genome shotgun sequence genome:
GTATCCTCACAAGGTGAGTTCTCTTCAGAAGGTAAGGCGTGATGAAAAAAGGTGGGAGTCAAATGTTTATGGAGTAAACCTTCTTCAGCTTTAATTCGATTCCTGTGGATGACCTGAAGTCCTCTCTCATTGCACTCGGCTCTTGTAAGGCACGCATAATCATCTGAAATTCACAGCTTTCTGTGCTGCTGGATGGGGTCAACTTCACATTTCCTACACATACAGTGACCGGACCCAAAGGAGCCTTTCTGTAATTAGTGAAGGTGACCTCGATTGTTGGGTCCTAACTTTGTGACAACAGGTGGCAGATTCATCTCACCTGCTTGCTACGACTAAACCTCCTCTCAACTGACATGGGCCTAAAACAGACCCTTCGCTACATCCAAAACCATAAAACGCCACACGAGACAACGAGAATGTCTATAAGTAAAGGTCAACGCAGGTCTGATTGATCCAGCCAACTGTGTCTGTAGGGAAGTGGGTGGTTGTGCCATCACATGGGTCACGTAGCCAGTTCCCAGACACCACTGTACACCTAATCGTAGCAGGAATGTTGACCGCTCTGAACGTCTCTGTGCCTAAGAGCGCTCCGTGTACGGACTGAAGTCACAGCGGTTCTTTCCTCATAGCAGAGTGACGAATTCACCTGGACTACAAACTGCACAGCAGGAATCTATGCAACGTACAGGCCAAGAATGATGCATTCGGCTGTTGGTATCCTCCTACTGAGAGAACACTGATTCAACATTGCTGCATAACAAACACATCCTTGGGAATTTCTGTGATCCATGCAGGGGCTTCTGACTCAGAGTTGGAACTCAACAGGATGGCAGCCGGTGACGTGGCCGTAGGGCTCATCTTCCTGTTGCAGACGGTAGTGGGGAGTGTgggcaatctctctcttctctacctGGTGTCCCTTCCCTTCAAGGGGCACAAATTACAGTCCACCTACTTGATCCTTAGGCATTTGATTGTTGCTAACCTTTTACATGTCTTCGGTAGATCTGTGCCCAACACAACGGTAGCTTTTGAGTTGAAAGGTTCCTTTAGCGACATTGAATGCAAACTTTTGTTCTACGCTTCCCGTGTGGGCAGGGGTGTGTCAATTGGCAGCACCTGTCTCCTGAGCATCCTCCAGGCAATCGCCATCAGCCCCTGGCTCTCCACGAGGTCACAGCTCAAAGCCAAAGCTCTCAGGTGTGCTGGGTCCTTCATCTACCTGAACTGGCTCCTGTCCTTGCTTGTAAATGTTCTTTTCCCTCTACATCAAACTGCAAAATCCAGGAACACGAACACCACAAACTTGAAAGATTTTGGATACTGCTCTGCTGTGCGTCACAACAAAGACACAGACTCACTGCACAcatccctgctgatgtgccccgATGTGGTGTGTTTGGGGCTCATGCTCTGGGCCAGCAGCTACATGGTCTTTGTCCTACACAGGCACCAACAGCAGGTGAGACACATCCGCAGTACCAACGTCTCCCCAGCGACCAGAGCGACTACCAGCATCCTGCTGCTGGTGAGTGCCTTCGTCTATCTCTACGTCCTCTCCTGCATTTTCCAGGCTTTCCTAGGCCTCCTGCATGACCCCGGCACAGTCCTGGTGAACGGGGCTGCCATTGTTTCTGGGTGTTTCCCTACAATCAGCCCCTTCCTGCTGATGAGAAGCAACCCCAACGTGTCCAGGCTCTGCTGGGCCTGGACGAGTAACAGAAAACCCACCGCTGTCTGTGGGACTCGTGAGTCTTAACATCCTTCGAATGCTCTGCTTATGTGGTCAGATCCCCGTACCGGGATGACCATGATCCACAGCCATTTGACAAGAGAGCACCTTTGTCCACACTCATGCAAAGATGTGTTTATCAGGGCTTATTATCCGTCAAGCAATCCCTGCAAACCAAAGTACGCAAAATGTAAGTTTTATATTAAAACTGatgcagggcccggcgcagtggcctagtggctaaggtcctcgccttgaatgcaccgggatcccatatggtcgctggttctaatcctggcagctccacttcctctctatctctcctcctatctgactttgtaataaaaataaaataaacctttacaaaaataaacaaaaaaaacctgatgCAAGCCACAGCAAAGACAAACTTTAACCGCAAAtctattttgttttctagtttaGTGTTCTTCTAGTTGGCTAATCTTCTTAAAGTATATGCAATACATCTTTTATTGGCCTGCTTTTGGTTTTCTCACTTTGGCTATATCTCTGGGCAGCAATATCTGAACAAAGTTACCTAGTGTTTGATGtacaggaaattttttttccagtgagcaaagtcagatttattaaGGATAAATGCCTCCTTTCGCATCAATACCAGTCAAACTGCAAGAGAAGAAAGCCCTGAGCAAGTGGTAGAAGCGGTATCTTTAAAGCATAGTTTTGGGAAAGAAGTAACGTAGCAGTCGGAGGGTGGGGAGGCAACAAGAGCCCTGAATCCGTAGTCCTGTCCAGCTTGCTCCAAACCAACAGTGAGACAGCCATCAGACGAAAGTAAAAATGTAGAACTCTGCAACCACAAGAAATCACACTTTCAAGAAAATGGAATTCTGCAGAAGATAACAGAAAATGTCTCACAAATCTGTTTCcaagattttacatttttcctttgaGTGGTTTGATGCATATTTAGTCTTTCAATATTGTGACCTAGAAATTATAGCATAATTCACAAAAAGCAGCTAGCTAGTAACTTcatcttttcctttgaaaaagtaacactgtattttgttttttttaatagctgagtagtattccatggagtagatgaaccatag
Coding sequences within it:
- the LOC101518256 gene encoding vomeronasal type-1 receptor 4-like, with protein sequence MAAGDVAVGLIFLLQTVVGSVGNLSLLYLVSLPFKGHKLQSTYLILRHLIVANLLHVFGRSVPNTTVAFELKGSFSDIECKLLFYASRVGRGVSIGSTCLLSILQAIAISPWLSTRSQLKAKALRCAGSFIYLNWLLSLLVNVLFPLHQTAKSRNTNTTNLKDFGYCSAVRHNKDTDSLHTSLLMCPDVVCLGLMLWASSYMVFVLHRHQQQVRHIRSTNVSPATRATTSILLLVSAFVYLYVLSCIFQAFLGLLHDPGTVLVNGAAIVSGCFPTISPFLLMRSNPNVSRLCWAWTSNRKPTAVCGTRES